A segment of the Bradyrhizobium sp. CCBAU 53340 genome:
GAGAAGGCCAAGCTCGCCAAGGCGCATGGCTGCGACCACGTCATCATCTACACGCGCGAGGATTTCGTGAAGCGCGTCGACGAGATCACCGGCGGCAAGAAGGTGCCGGTGGTCTATGATTCCGTCGGCAAGGACACATTCCTGAAGTCGCTGGACTGCCTCGCGCCGCTTGGCGTCGCTGCGCTGTTCGGTGCATCGTCCGGCGCGGTCGAGCCGCTCAATCTCGGCCTGCTCGCGCAGAAGGGCTCGCTTTATGTCACCCGTCCGACGCTGTTCACCTACGCTGCCAAGCGCGAGAACCTGGTCGCCATGGCGAACGAGCTGTTCGACGTCGTCAAGTCCGGTGCGGTCAAGATCGAAGTGCACCAGACCTATTCACTGAAGGACGCTGCCAAGGCTCATGCCGATCTTGCCGCGCGCAAGACCACAGGATCGACTGTTCTCACGGTGTGATTTCCGGCACGCGCGTGGCGCAGGCGGCTTAAGCCTGCGTCACGTCCGCTCGTGCTTGCGCAAGTCGCCGGCGTGATCGTGGTGAAGCGCCTGGAGATCGACATCTTCAGTCGGGATTTCGGGGAGGGCGGCCTCGGCCAAAATGGCTTCGGTCACGTCCTCGACCGAATTCTCCGCGATTTCGTGAATGAACGAGATGTTCTGATATTCGCCGGAGCTGACGCGGGAGATGACCTCGCGCCTGGTGATTTCAGGATCGACGACCGCCTCGCGACCGCGTCGCCCGTAATCGATCATCACGACGAAATACTGCATTGAACGATCCTGCCGCGCCCCCAAGTCCGGGTGCGCGGCAGAGTATTTCTGAAAAACGAAATTTAGTCAAGATCCATTTCCGCAAATCGGAAATCGATCGCTTACCGGCTCTTCTTGCGCGGCCGGGCCGACTTGGCGCGCAGCCGCTCGAGCTGGCCTTTGGGCATCGAGAGGCAGATTTCTCCGACCCAGTCGAGCTTGACGCCGACGATTGGCTTGGCATTGAAGCTGACGAGGTTGACGACGGAGGGAGATTTGCCCCGTTCGATGGTCTTCAGATAGCGCTCGCCGGTCTTGAGCCGGACCACGGCCTCTTCGCCGTAGAAGCTCGACAATGGATGACGCTGGTCCTTGTAGACCACGATCACGTCGCCGCTTTCATATTTGGGCAGCATCGAATCGCCGACGATTTCGAAGGCCACGGTCTCTTCCATGATCGGGAACGGCAGCGCGATGTCGCCCAGCCCTTCCGGCGGGACCTGCTCGACATCTGGCTCGATCACCGCGCCGGCGCCGACGCGGCCCATGATCGGGGCGAGGTTCAGCTCAAGGTATTGCATGATCGGAATGATTTCCGAAGCTTTCACCAGGCGTTCGCCGCCGAGGATTTCCGACACCGCACCCGGGCGGACGCCCATCGCCGCGGCAAGCCCGCCCTTGCTCTTGCCCGTCTTTTCCAGGCCCCGCTCGATCATCGCAACGTCCAACATGGTGATTCCCTCGATTGCCCATGGCTCTGCCCCTTGTAATCCGAAATTCGGAATTAATGCAATTATGAATATCAGAATTCCGGCTTGACTTTGCTTTCGGAATAACGGAATGTGTGTTCCGCCTTTGGATCGTGTGATCGGGGCGCATCACAGGACAGCAGCATGGAACCGGGCCATTGGTCGTCGGAGCATTCCGACGCGCTTTGCGACTATTTCTTCAAAGGACTGTCATATGCGGAGATCGGAAGACGGATTAACGCAAGGTTTGGAACGGCTTACACGCGCAACGCGGTGATCGGTCGCGCCAAGCGGCTTGGGCTCGGGATCGGCACGCCCGAACGAATGATAAGCCCGTCGATCGTGCCGTCCTTACCAGGCGAGTCTACTCCGCTGACACCGCCGCGTGCCGCGCCACCCGGCCTGAATCTGCCGCCGCCATCGGCCTTGAAACCGGCCAATCCGGTCAAGCTGCGCTGCGTCGGTGTCCAGCCGCGCCTGATAACGCTGGACGAGCTCGAACGAGGCGATTGCCGCTACCCCTATGGCGGCGACAAGGAGGGCGAACTGATCAGCTTCTGCGGCCACCCGCGTCAAATAGGCTCAAGCTACTGCACGCCGCACGCGCGCCTCACTCGCGGCCCCGGCGCGGCCCGTACGGCTGCTGCCGCCGTGCTGAGGCTCGTCTCCGCCGCCTGATCAGCGCACGACCGTCCATTTTCATGTCAATTCGCAAGGAGTTTCCGAGTGGTTCGTGCCAGACGCAACAAGTCCTACAGGTTGACCGAACTCCACGACCGGCGCTCGCGCGACCTGCCGTTCAATGCCGAGGTCATGGAGGCAGAGGTCGATAACCCGCTCGCGCTTGATTCCGGTGAGAAGATCATGGCAATGCGGTCGATCCGCAACGACCCGCTCGGCCGGCTGCACTCACATCACCAGATCGACGAAGCGCAATATCGGGGCGGGCGCGCCTACCAGAACGACTGGGAAAGGGCAGAGCGCGGTCCTCAGGCCACGGATCCGACCCGCGAATATGTCGACGGCACCGGTTTCCGTGAACCGGTGACCGAGAGCCAGCGCCAGGCTGTACTGCGGCTGAACCGAGTCGAACGCGAGCTCGGAACCGACGGTGCGGCGCTGGTGCATGACGTGCTGGTGCTTGGTTTGACCATGGACCAGATCGGGCAGCGGCGTGCCGTCCGCACCCAGCGCTGGAATGATTATTTTGCCCGGCGATTTCGCGAATGCCTCGACCGGCTGGCGCTGGTCTACGGCTTTGCGACCGACGTATCGGCGCGGCGGCGCTGAACGAAGCTGCCGGTGGCGTTGGCCGCCGGCAGCTCTCCGTCGCGTGTTACGGATGCGGCATGATCTGGTAGGGCGTGATGTAGGGCTCAACGCGGAGCGAGGCGTTGGCCAGCAGGCCGATCTTGGCGGTCGGTGCCTGCTGCATTTCACCGTTCTGTCCGCGGTGCACGTTGTACTGCCAGACGGTGAGATCGCCCTTCTGCGCCAGGGCGTGCGCGACCACGCTGGCGTCATTGCCGCCGAGTGCCTGGAGCTCTTCGGGCGACAGTCCGATGATGATCTCATCCTTGATGGTGACGATCTTGAACAGGTTCATTTTGGTCTCCTGCGCCCATGCGCTCTGTGTCGAGAGTGTGAGAAGCGCAACCGCGGCGCCCTTGATGAGATCGCAGCGAGAAAGCATGCCATGGTCCTTTGGTGCTGACGCGCGCCCGAATCGAACAGTCCATCAGCCATGGCGCCCGTGATCTGCGTGGCTGTTTCGCAGCCGCTTGGTCGCGCCATCTTGAACGAGGGTTCATGGCACGAGAAATATCTGGCAATGATGAACCGTGATGCGGAACGGTGAGTCCAAACCGAGAGATAGAGGGGACTCATCGAATGAAATCGACTGCCATGGCCTGTCTGTTCGCATCGCTCTGCGTGGTTGGCCCCGCGGCGGCGGCTGATCCTTTCTATATCGGAAGTTGGACATTGACCGGGGCCGTGGTGGCACCATGGGCAGATCCGCACCGCAAGCCCGATGATGCCGAGCGCACGCGGTTGATGGGCAAGACGGTGCTGCTGAAGACCCGGGAAATCTCCGGTCCGCGTCCGTTTGCCTGCGCGAAACCGCAATACGAGGTGACAGACTACGGTCCCGACATGATCTTCCAGGGTGCATTCGACGAGATGCAGCGTGCCGACAAGAAGGCCGATCCGCAGGCGCTTGCAGCTTCGCTCGGCTTCACCGGCAGCCGCATCAGGACGCTGGAGACCGGCTGCGAGATCGACGTTCATTTCGTCGACGATACAACCGCCGAGATCGGACTCAACGATTACGTGTATACGCTGAAGAGGCGCTAGTCCGTAGTTGCCGGATTCCGATCATATCAAACGCGAAACGTTGGTCGAATTGACAACATTCGGGGCTGTGTGATCACTGGTGCTGCTTCTTGACGCAGGTGAGTGACGGCGGCGCCTATTCCTGTTATCCGGAATTGCCGTGGCACGATGCCGACGAAGCATCGCTAAGCTTACGGTTTGGCTTGCCCGATGGGTTGTTCCTTGCCATAATTGCAACCTCCCGGGTCGGGCCGAGTCCGCTCATTGCGGAGCTCCGGCGTGCTAGACGTTGGGGCCCGACCTGGGGATGTCGTCGCCATCGCGTTCGGTGACGGCACCCCGTCCTCGATCGGGCCTCCGACGTCTGTCCCGGAAAGGCCGAATCTTGTCATAGGTGCGAGATGAAAAACCTCAATTTCGCGGGCGAACTGCACCTCAAGCTCGGCGCACCTGCGAACAGTACAGTCGAGAGTCTCCGCCTGCTGCGCGCTTTTCTCCAGCTCGCTCCCCGCCAGCGCTTCGAGGTCATCAAGCTGGTCGAGGACCTCGTCACTGACGAAACCGTCCCCGAACATCCCTTGTCTTGAAGCCGGCCGCACCGACATTACGCTTTGCCCATCTTTCAGGCCTGACGTCGACCGCCAGATAGGGGCGGCTGCCACAGCTTGGCCGCTGGAATGCGGTGCGAGAAATGTGATAATTAGTCAGGAAAAAGTGGAGGAGTGCGACCATGATCGAACCGAAGCTCGAAGTGCCGGCTGAACTGCGCGACCTGGCTGAGAAGACGATCGACCAGGCGGAGAAGGCCTTCGGCATGTTTTTCGATGCCGCCACCAAATCCATGTCGTCCGTTCCGGGAGCGGGCGCCGACGTGTCCAAGCAGGCGCTTGCCTTCACCGAGCAGAACATGAAAGCGGCATTCGAACATGCCCGCAAGCTGGTTCACGCAACCGATCTTCAGGAAGCGATGCGAATCCAGTCCGAGTTCCTGCGCAGCCAGTTCACCAATGCCGGCGATCACATGCGCCAGATGACCGGCAACTTCATGCAGCCGGGCAAGGGCAAATCCTGACTGGGTTGGTCCTGGTTGGGCGCGCCGCGGTCTGCTCACAAATTGGTCTTGCGGAGCAGCGCGAAGCGCATTTCAATTCCGACGCAGGTCCATGGTGGGCCACCGGATGTGCGTCATCCGCCGTCCATCATCCTTTCTGCTGATCCCTGTCGGTTCACCCGGCAGGGATTTGCATTTTGAGCGCTTGGCACGGCCTATTGGCGCAGCGATCCGATGTAGGCCGCGATATCGGCGGCTTCGATCCGGCTCAACGGAAAGTTCGGCATTTTCGGATGTGGATCGAGCAGGAAGAAGGCAAGCCTGTCGGCGTTGAAATCAGGCTTGCGTGCAACCGATGCGAAGGAGGGCACGTCGGCGCTGGCTTGGGTCTGGCCGCTCGTCACGACATGACAGCTGGCGCACCAGCGCCGGGCGAGATCGGCGCCATGAGTGGGATCAGCCGCAAAAACAGGCGACGCATTGAGGCCCGAGATTGTCGCGAGCAGAAGCCAAGTTCGTCTTATATGTTCGCGCATCTGATCCCCTGACTGGATTCGACTATGGGTCGGATGCTCAGCCGCAGCACGATCCCGGAAATTGCGAAAGGTCGATGCGGGCAATGATTGACCGCAGCACCTTACGGGCCGAACGATAAAGATGCCTGGCGAATCCCGGCACCCTCGCCGGAGGCAGGCCAAGACTCTGCGGATCGAGCCCCTGAATATGATGCGACATGAGCATCTCCCATGCTGTATGGGCCTTCTACCGCGGCCCGCATGGAGCTGCGTTGATCTGCCGCAAGCTGTCGAGGCTAGTAGTCGCCCGGGTTCATGATCATCGGGGTGGCCGTATTGGCCGGCGCCAGCGCGCTGCTGGCGCTGTCCCGCAGAAAGCGGTCCAGGGTCGCCTGGATCTTTTCCTTGACGGCATCGGGACCGCGGTCGCTCATTTCGGTGTGCTGTGCGCCGGTATGAATGATGTCGATGCCGCGCGCCTTGGCCTCTTCCGGCGTGGGCAGCACGCCGGGGTCAGTCAAGAAATGCGGATCCTTTGAGCGGAACGACAGGATCTTCATATGGTCGTTGAGCACGAACGGCACTCTGAGATTGTCGAGCGTGATCACCTTCGACACGAGCTCGGGATGCTGCTTGGCGACATACATGGAGACGTCGCCGCCGTTGGAATGACCAACCAGCGTGATGTGGTCGTAGTCGGCATTTTCCTGCCGTCCCTTCAACGTGTTCAGCACGAAGAGGATGTTCGCCTCGCACCGCATATAGACCTCGCGCCGGCCGACATATTGCTGGCCGACATGGGTCATCAGAGGCGGATCGCTCGGCAGATCCTGCTGGATGCTGGCGACGAGATAGCCGCGCGCCGCGAGCACGTTGGCGAGAAACGAATACTCGGTGGCCTTGACCGTGTTGCCATTGCTGATGATGGCGACTGGAAGCTTCCAGAGGCCGAGATTGGCCTTCGTCTCGTAGTCGCGCCGCACGGCGATCTCGACCGAAATCGGCCGCTGGCGCGAAGCGTCGAACAAGGACAGCATCTCGTGATGGATCGCGAACTTGCTGACGATGATGTACTGGCCCGCCGCGAGGACGCAGAGAAACGCCAGAATTGCAAACACCCTCTTCATGGTTCCGTCTCAATCACTTTTGACTGAACATGGCTATTGAAAACCCCCGGATCGAGCGAACGTGAGCACGTTACGGGATTAAATTTAGGCAAGTCTGTGAGGGCGGCCCAAAAAGGGCCGCATCAAGGCGAAGGCCGCGCAGCTAGAGGCAGCCGCCTCTACCGCGCTCGGGGCAGAGCCTGAAGGCGCTCGAGAGGGTGAAGAGAAAGCGCGGACTGCGACGCTCATTGTCCGGTGCCCGGTAGCTCAAGGGGACAGCTACGCCGAAATCCGCCTGCAGATCCTGCGGCAGGAAGAACCGCACGCCGACGCCAGCTGACGTCAACGCCAGGCCATCGCTCAGCCGGTAGCCGTCGTTCCAGACGGCGCCGGCGTCGCCGAAGGCATAGAGCTGGTAACCGCTCCAGTAGCGGTAATTGAGCTTTTGGTCGAAACGCAGCTCGAGCGAGCCGGCAAGGCCATTGTCGCCGCTGATCTCGGCTGCACCATAGCCGCGGCCGAAGGCTGCGCCGCCGAGATAGAACTGCTGCGAGATGAATAGCGGCCGCGACGCGGTCTGGCTCGCCGCGGACAGCTTGAGCGACCATGCATCGTTGAGGGTCTGGTACCGCGTGAACCAGAAGTTCAGCACCGAGAAATTCGAGGCTGCGCCCACGTGGGACAACA
Coding sequences within it:
- a CDS encoding S24 family peptidase — its product is MLDVAMIERGLEKTGKSKGGLAAAMGVRPGAVSEILGGERLVKASEIIPIMQYLELNLAPIMGRVGAGAVIEPDVEQVPPEGLGDIALPFPIMEETVAFEIVGDSMLPKYESGDVIVVYKDQRHPLSSFYGEEAVVRLKTGERYLKTIERGKSPSVVNLVSFNAKPIVGVKLDWVGEICLSMPKGQLERLRAKSARPRKKSR
- a CDS encoding GcrA family cell cycle regulator, which codes for MEPGHWSSEHSDALCDYFFKGLSYAEIGRRINARFGTAYTRNAVIGRAKRLGLGIGTPERMISPSIVPSLPGESTPLTPPRAAPPGLNLPPPSALKPANPVKLRCVGVQPRLITLDELERGDCRYPYGGDKEGELISFCGHPRQIGSSYCTPHARLTRGPGAARTAAAAVLRLVSAA
- a CDS encoding phasin, whose product is MIEPKLEVPAELRDLAEKTIDQAEKAFGMFFDAATKSMSSVPGAGADVSKQALAFTEQNMKAAFEHARKLVHATDLQEAMRIQSEFLRSQFTNAGDHMRQMTGNFMQPGKGKS
- a CDS encoding cytochrome c, whose protein sequence is MREHIRRTWLLLATISGLNASPVFAADPTHGADLARRWCASCHVVTSGQTQASADVPSFASVARKPDFNADRLAFFLLDPHPKMPNFPLSRIEAADIAAYIGSLRQ